In Massilia antarctica, the following are encoded in one genomic region:
- the atpE gene encoding F0F1 ATP synthase subunit C, whose amino-acid sequence MTDLSFVALACGLIIGLGAIGACIGIAIMGGKYLEASARQPELMNTLQTKMFLLAGLIDAAFLIGVGIAMLFAFANPFVPH is encoded by the coding sequence ATGACTGACCTTTCTTTTGTTGCTCTGGCTTGCGGTTTGATCATCGGTCTGGGCGCTATCGGCGCTTGTATCGGTATCGCTATCATGGGCGGCAAATACCTCGAAGCTTCGGCTCGTCAGCCTGAACTGATGAACACCCTGCAAACCAAAATGTTCCTGCTGGCTGGTCTGATCGATGCGGCGTTCCTGATCGGTGTTGGTATCGCAATGCTGTTCGCATTCGCCAACCCATTCGTTCCGCACTAA
- a CDS encoding F0F1 ATP synthase subunit B → MNLNATLFAQFVVFFILAGFTMKFVWPPLMKALDERIQRISNGLAAADRGKEEMQKAHEQVQKDLAAARDEGQKRIMDADKRAAMILDDAKKAAAEEAARIIASAKADAEQQVNRAREELRGQVAALAVKGAEQILKREVNAAAHADLLSQLSVEL, encoded by the coding sequence GTGAACTTAAACGCAACCCTGTTTGCCCAGTTCGTGGTCTTCTTCATCCTGGCTGGTTTCACGATGAAATTCGTGTGGCCCCCACTGATGAAAGCGCTCGACGAGCGCATCCAGAGGATCTCGAACGGCCTGGCCGCAGCTGACCGCGGCAAGGAAGAAATGCAGAAAGCCCACGAGCAAGTCCAGAAAGACCTGGCCGCTGCCCGTGACGAAGGTCAAAAGCGCATCATGGACGCCGACAAGCGCGCCGCCATGATCCTGGACGATGCCAAGAAAGCAGCTGCTGAAGAAGCGGCCCGCATCATCGCATCGGCCAAGGCAGATGCCGAGCAACAGGTTAACCGCGCGCGCGAAGAACTGCGTGGCCAGGTCGCTGCCCTTGCCGTCAAAGGCGCCGAGCAGATCCTCAAGCGCGAAGTGAACGCAGCGGCCCACGCCGACCTGCTGTCGCAGTTGTCGGTCGAGCTGTAA
- a CDS encoding F0F1 ATP synthase subunit delta: protein MAELATVARPYAEALYRVAQQGDVAAWSEVLSELAQLGAHHDVLAFAANPNVVAADVAATVVSLLKSPATAEVNNFVAMLVENHRVSLLPEIYAQFQVLKNTNAGAADANITSAFEIAQPQVAQLVATLEKKFGRKLNPTVTVDSSLIGGVRVVVGDEVLDTSVRAKLQQMHLALAS, encoded by the coding sequence ATGGCCGAACTCGCAACCGTCGCCCGTCCTTACGCCGAAGCCCTGTACCGTGTTGCCCAGCAAGGCGATGTAGCGGCTTGGTCCGAAGTGTTGTCCGAGCTGGCCCAGCTCGGCGCCCACCACGATGTGCTGGCCTTCGCGGCCAACCCGAACGTGGTTGCCGCCGACGTTGCCGCGACCGTGGTGTCGCTGCTCAAGTCGCCGGCCACCGCGGAAGTGAACAACTTCGTTGCCATGCTGGTCGAAAACCACCGCGTGTCGCTGCTGCCGGAAATCTACGCCCAGTTCCAGGTGCTCAAGAACACGAATGCCGGTGCCGCGGACGCCAACATCACCAGCGCCTTCGAGATTGCCCAGCCGCAGGTTGCGCAACTGGTCGCGACCCTGGAAAAGAAATTTGGCCGCAAGCTCAACCCAACGGTGACAGTGGATTCCTCGCTGATCGGTGGTGTGCGCGTGGTCGTCGGTGATGAAGTGCTCGATACCTCGGTACGTGCCAAGCTGCAACAGATGCACCTTGCCCTGGCCTCGTAA
- the atpA gene encoding F0F1 ATP synthase subunit alpha — protein MQLNSSEISELIKSRIQGLEGSADIRNQGTVISVADGICRIHGLSDVMQGEMLEFPGNTFGLAMNLERDSVGAVILGAYEHISEGDTVKTTGRILEVPIGPELKGRVVNALGQPIDGKGPVNAKLTAAIEKIAPGVIARESVSQPMQTGLKSIDSMVPIGRGQRELIIGDRQTGKSAVAIDAIINQKGQNMTCIYVAIGQKASTIKNIVRSLETHGAMEYTIVVAASASESAAMQYISAYSGCAMGEYFRDRGEDALIVYDDLSKQAVAYRQISLLLRRPPGREAYPGDVFYLHSRLLERAARVNAKYVEDFTNGAVKGKTGSLTALPIIETQAGDVSAFVPTNVISITDGQIFLDTSLFNSGIRPAINAGISVSRVGGAAQTKVIKNLSGGIRTDLAQYRELAAFAQFASDLDESTRKQLDRGARVTELLKQAQYSPMSISIMAVTLFAVNKGYFDDVEVKKVLAFESGLHGYMKTKQAALLAKIEETKQLDKDGEAAMAAAIADFKKSGAY, from the coding sequence ATGCAACTTAATTCATCTGAAATCAGCGAACTGATCAAAAGCCGGATCCAAGGCCTCGAAGGTTCGGCTGATATTCGCAATCAGGGCACGGTAATCTCCGTAGCCGACGGTATCTGCCGTATCCATGGCCTGTCGGACGTGATGCAGGGCGAGATGCTGGAATTCCCGGGCAACACCTTCGGTCTGGCGATGAACCTCGAGCGCGACTCGGTCGGCGCCGTGATTCTGGGTGCTTACGAGCACATCTCCGAAGGCGACACCGTCAAGACCACCGGCCGCATCCTGGAAGTGCCGATCGGTCCTGAACTCAAGGGCCGTGTTGTCAACGCCCTGGGCCAGCCGATCGACGGCAAGGGTCCTGTCAACGCCAAGCTGACCGCCGCGATCGAAAAAATCGCACCGGGTGTGATCGCCCGTGAGTCCGTGTCGCAGCCAATGCAGACCGGCCTGAAGTCGATCGACTCGATGGTACCGATCGGCCGTGGCCAGCGCGAGCTGATCATTGGTGACCGCCAGACCGGTAAATCGGCTGTCGCGATCGATGCGATCATCAACCAGAAGGGCCAGAACATGACGTGTATCTACGTCGCGATCGGCCAGAAGGCATCGACCATCAAGAACATCGTGCGCTCGCTCGAGACGCACGGCGCGATGGAATACACCATCGTCGTCGCGGCATCGGCTTCCGAGTCGGCCGCCATGCAATACATTTCCGCGTACTCCGGTTGCGCCATGGGCGAATACTTCCGTGACCGCGGCGAAGACGCACTGATCGTCTACGATGATCTGTCCAAGCAAGCCGTCGCTTATCGTCAAATTTCGCTGCTGCTGCGCCGTCCACCAGGCCGCGAAGCCTACCCTGGCGACGTGTTCTACCTGCACAGCCGCCTGCTCGAGCGCGCAGCCCGCGTGAACGCAAAATACGTCGAAGACTTCACCAACGGCGCCGTCAAAGGCAAGACCGGTTCGCTGACGGCACTGCCGATCATCGAAACCCAGGCTGGCGACGTTTCCGCGTTCGTTCCAACCAACGTGATTTCGATTACCGACGGCCAGATCTTCCTGGACACCTCGCTGTTCAACTCGGGTATCCGTCCTGCGATCAATGCCGGTATTTCGGTGTCGCGCGTCGGTGGCGCCGCCCAGACCAAGGTCATCAAAAACCTGTCCGGCGGTATCCGTACCGACTTGGCCCAGTACCGTGAACTGGCTGCGTTCGCGCAGTTCGCTTCCGACCTGGACGAATCGACCCGCAAGCAGCTCGACCGTGGCGCACGTGTCACTGAACTGCTCAAGCAGGCCCAGTATTCGCCAATGTCGATCTCGATCATGGCAGTGACCCTGTTCGCAGTGAACAAAGGTTACTTCGATGACGTGGAAGTGAAAAAAGTACTGGCATTCGAATCCGGTCTGCACGGCTACATGAAGACCAAGCAAGCTGCTCTCCTGGCCAAGATCGAAGAAACCAAGCAACTGGACAAGGATGGCGAAGCCGCCATGGCCGCAGCCATTGCTGACTTCAAGAAATCCGGCGCATATTAA